From one Flavobacterium sp. N502536 genomic stretch:
- a CDS encoding Rrf2 family transcriptional regulator yields the protein MISGKFAITIHILTLLTKFPNDFLSSEFIAGSINLNPVLVRKEIANLKAHHIVESKEGKNGGTKLAVDPSKITLKEIFEMTFETINLGYAKNQPNPDCPVGKKINQNLSSLYAEMNQKVSLQLDGITLEDFSNQF from the coding sequence ATGATTTCAGGTAAGTTTGCCATAACGATTCACATTTTAACTTTACTCACTAAATTCCCGAATGATTTTTTATCCTCGGAATTTATTGCAGGGAGTATCAATCTGAATCCGGTGTTGGTGAGAAAAGAAATTGCCAATTTAAAAGCACATCATATTGTTGAAAGCAAAGAGGGCAAAAACGGCGGTACAAAACTGGCTGTTGATCCTTCGAAAATTACATTAAAGGAAATATTTGAAATGACTTTTGAGACCATTAATCTGGGTTATGCCAAAAATCAGCCTAATCCGGATTGTCCGGTTGGTAAAAAGATCAATCAAAATTTGAGTTCTTTATATGCTGAAATGAATCAAAAAGTTAGTTTACAATTAGACGGAATCACACTGGAAGATTTTTCTAATCAATTCTAA
- a CDS encoding NAD(P)-dependent oxidoreductase has product MKIAIIGATGFVGTAILNELASRNHEITAIARNPKDNANVNWKSADIFDVPALAAILKGNDVVVNAYNAGWTNPNIYDDFIAGSKAIQEAVKQSGVKRFITIGGAGSLFVAPGLQAVDTPDFPKEYYAGATAARDYLNILKEEKELDWAFFSPAFEMHHGITTGRTGKYRLGLDNPVFNDDQRSILSVEDLAVVIADETETPKHHQVRFTAAY; this is encoded by the coding sequence ATGAAAATCGCAATTATTGGAGCAACCGGATTTGTTGGCACAGCCATTTTAAACGAATTAGCAAGCAGAAATCATGAGATCACGGCTATTGCCAGAAATCCAAAAGATAATGCAAATGTAAACTGGAAAAGCGCAGACATTTTTGATGTACCTGCTCTCGCAGCTATTTTAAAAGGAAATGATGTCGTTGTTAATGCTTACAACGCAGGATGGACGAACCCAAATATCTACGACGATTTTATAGCCGGATCAAAAGCAATTCAGGAAGCCGTAAAACAATCCGGTGTAAAACGTTTTATCACTATCGGAGGAGCAGGAAGTTTATTTGTCGCTCCTGGTCTACAAGCTGTTGATACTCCCGATTTTCCTAAAGAATACTATGCCGGAGCCACCGCTGCAAGAGATTATTTAAATATACTGAAAGAAGAAAAAGAACTGGATTGGGCTTTCTTTAGTCCGGCTTTTGAAATGCATCATGGTATTACAACCGGAAGAACAGGAAAATACCGCTTAGGGTTAGACAATCCTGTTTTTAATGACGATCAGAGAAGTATTTTATCTGTAGAAGATTTAGCCGTTGTAATTGCTGACGAAACCGAAACCCCAAAACACCACCAGGTTCGTTTTACAGCAGCTTATTAA
- the meaB gene encoding methylmalonyl Co-A mutase-associated GTPase MeaB: MSASKKRSGSLHEKAGISPPEITNVSAIQQIKKNRRQQPSSSELIAGVLSGNITALSRAITLVESTNPEHTAKANEVIKGCLPHANRSIRIGITGVPGVGKSTFIETFGSYLTQLGKKVAVLAVDPSSSISHGSILGDKTRMEELVKDENAFIRPSASGDTLGGVARKTRESIILCEAAGFDTIVIETVGVGQSETAVHSMVDFFLLLKISGAGDELQGIKRGIMEMADAIVINKADGDNIKKANQAKLEFNRALHLFPPKKSNWQPKVTTCSAITKEGISEIWTTISDYTETTTSTGFFQERRKEQNQFWMMETIDEHLKSNFYNHPEIIGQLLQIKKAVQNDEISPFAAAQFLLDTYKNSF; the protein is encoded by the coding sequence TTGTCAGCTTCAAAAAAACGATCAGGTAGTTTGCACGAAAAAGCCGGAATTTCTCCTCCAGAAATCACCAATGTTTCGGCTATTCAACAAATTAAAAAAAACAGAAGACAGCAGCCTTCTTCATCTGAATTGATTGCGGGTGTTTTATCGGGAAATATAACGGCGCTGAGTCGTGCTATCACACTGGTTGAAAGTACCAATCCGGAACATACTGCAAAAGCAAACGAAGTTATAAAAGGCTGTTTGCCGCATGCCAATCGATCGATTCGTATTGGAATCACGGGGGTTCCCGGTGTTGGAAAAAGTACTTTTATTGAAACTTTTGGAAGCTACCTAACCCAATTGGGGAAAAAAGTCGCGGTTCTGGCAGTTGATCCCAGCAGCTCTATTTCGCATGGAAGTATTTTAGGCGATAAAACCCGTATGGAAGAACTCGTAAAAGATGAAAATGCTTTTATCAGACCCAGTGCTTCGGGAGATACTTTAGGCGGTGTAGCCCGTAAAACACGAGAATCGATTATTTTATGTGAAGCCGCAGGTTTTGATACGATTGTTATTGAAACTGTTGGTGTGGGACAAAGTGAAACCGCCGTTCACAGCATGGTGGACTTTTTCTTACTACTAAAAATTTCCGGTGCCGGCGACGAACTTCAGGGTATCAAACGCGGCATTATGGAAATGGCCGATGCTATTGTAATCAACAAAGCCGATGGTGACAACATCAAAAAAGCCAATCAGGCCAAACTCGAATTCAACAGAGCTTTACATTTATTCCCTCCAAAAAAATCAAACTGGCAGCCAAAAGTCACTACCTGCAGCGCCATCACTAAAGAAGGTATTTCAGAGATCTGGACTACTATTTCTGATTATACAGAAACAACTACCTCAACTGGTTTCTTCCAGGAAAGACGAAAAGAGCAAAACCAATTCTGGATGATGGAAACCATTGATGAACATTTGAAATCAAACTTTTACAATCATCCTGAGATTATTGGGCAATTGCTACAAATTAAAAAAGCGGTGCAAAATGATGAAATATCACCTTTTGCAGCCGCTCAGTTTTTATTAGATACCTATAAAAACAGCTTCTAA
- a CDS encoding LTA synthase family protein → MKKLSFLKPIINFIAIGLLITTLSRLFLFFIFKDRVVETPNFWYIFPIGLRMDLILLCYLSFLPAVLITFLPNKALKFTNKFLVIYSFLFLFLILFVELATPDFVKQYDTRPNKIFLDYLIYPKEVVGMLLKSYLTSIIVTFIILGVVLYFAFKKGKKYFYTSSADYKFKLMLFPLVAFLLFFGARSSLTSKRPINASNAVFSTDQLTNTLGLNSFYTVAFAAYSIKNEGNTKMYGKMEEAEAIARVKKYMLAGPGDFTDAEIPFLHVQQPDTLLKKPYNLVIFLQESLGAEYVGILGGKPLTPEFDKLSKEGLLFTNLYCTGTRSVRGIEAVVTGFLPSPSESVVKLGNSQQGFFTLADALKQKGYDTSFIYGGMANFDNMASFFNGNGFQDIVDQEDFESDGNKYAFKGTWGYSDEDLVTKANNYFKAKGDKPFFSLMFSTSNHEPFEYPAGRIKPYDAKPATVNNAMKYADFSIGKFFEMAKKEPYFKNTIFIVIADHNTRTYGKNLVPINKFHIPALIMGPGVQKGAVYSKLASQIDIPPTLLSYLGLPFETPMVGRNLNKLDAKTQGRSIMQFNDINAFRVENQVVIMQPNLKPLQFEIKNDTTLIPVKLNEDLAKDALAHVITAGNLYKQNKYKLRDKKK, encoded by the coding sequence ATGAAAAAATTAAGTTTTTTAAAACCCATCATCAATTTCATAGCAATCGGATTGTTGATTACTACTTTAAGCCGACTATTTTTGTTCTTTATTTTTAAAGACAGGGTAGTAGAAACGCCAAATTTTTGGTACATCTTCCCAATCGGACTGCGAATGGACTTGATTTTATTGTGTTACTTGTCTTTCCTGCCGGCAGTTTTAATTACTTTCCTGCCCAATAAAGCATTGAAGTTTACCAATAAATTTTTGGTTATTTACAGCTTTTTATTCCTGTTTCTGATTCTTTTTGTAGAGTTGGCAACACCAGATTTTGTAAAACAATACGACACACGTCCGAATAAAATTTTCTTAGACTATCTGATTTATCCTAAAGAAGTAGTCGGAATGCTTTTAAAAAGTTATCTGACCTCGATCATCGTGACTTTTATAATTTTAGGAGTAGTCCTGTATTTTGCTTTCAAAAAAGGAAAGAAGTATTTCTATACCAGCAGTGCCGACTATAAATTTAAACTGATGCTTTTTCCATTAGTGGCCTTTCTGTTGTTTTTTGGAGCGCGTTCAAGTCTTACTTCAAAACGTCCGATCAATGCCAGTAATGCGGTATTTTCAACCGATCAGTTAACGAATACTTTGGGATTGAATTCTTTTTATACGGTAGCTTTTGCGGCTTATTCGATTAAAAATGAAGGAAACACCAAGATGTACGGTAAAATGGAAGAAGCCGAGGCCATCGCCCGTGTAAAAAAATACATGCTGGCCGGACCTGGTGATTTTACAGATGCCGAAATTCCGTTTCTGCATGTACAGCAACCGGACACACTATTGAAGAAACCATACAATCTGGTTATTTTTCTACAGGAAAGTTTAGGAGCGGAGTACGTTGGAATTTTAGGAGGAAAACCGTTAACGCCCGAATTTGATAAACTGTCTAAAGAAGGTTTATTGTTTACCAATTTGTATTGCACAGGAACGCGAAGTGTGCGTGGAATCGAAGCGGTAGTAACCGGATTTTTACCTTCACCTTCAGAAAGTGTAGTGAAATTAGGTAACTCACAGCAAGGATTTTTCACATTGGCCGATGCGTTAAAACAAAAAGGATATGACACCAGTTTTATTTATGGTGGAATGGCAAATTTTGACAATATGGCTTCCTTTTTTAACGGAAATGGATTTCAGGATATCGTAGATCAGGAAGATTTTGAATCGGATGGAAACAAATATGCTTTTAAAGGAACCTGGGGATATTCAGATGAAGATCTGGTAACCAAAGCCAATAACTATTTTAAAGCAAAAGGAGACAAACCTTTCTTTTCTTTAATGTTTTCGACTTCCAATCATGAGCCTTTTGAATATCCTGCGGGAAGAATCAAACCTTACGATGCCAAACCGGCAACCGTAAACAATGCTATGAAATATGCCGATTTCTCTATTGGGAAATTTTTCGAAATGGCTAAAAAAGAACCGTATTTCAAAAACACCATTTTTATCGTAATCGCGGATCACAACACCAGAACCTACGGTAAAAATTTAGTACCAATTAACAAGTTTCACATTCCGGCTCTTATCATGGGACCTGGCGTTCAAAAAGGAGCTGTTTATAGTAAACTGGCCAGTCAGATCGATATTCCGCCAACCTTATTGAGTTATTTGGGACTTCCGTTTGAAACACCAATGGTAGGAAGAAACCTGAACAAACTGGATGCGAAAACACAAGGAAGATCCATCATGCAATTCAACGATATCAATGCTTTCAGAGTCGAGAATCAGGTCGTAATTATGCAGCCTAATTTGAAACCCTTACAGTTTGAAATTAAAAACGACACTACTTTAATTCCAGTTAAATTAAATGAAGACTTAGCAAAAGATGCTTTGGCACATGTTATAACTGCAGGCAATTTGTACAAGCAGAATAAATATAAACTGAGGGATAAGAAAAAGTAA
- a CDS encoding MATE family efflux transporter, whose product MNLKQYTKEFSYNLKLAYPIILGMVGHTLIGIVDNIMVGKLGSTELAAVSLGNSMIFIAMSLGIGFSTAITPIVAEGDAEKNDGKIRSAFHHGLFLCILLGLLLFGIIVLAKPIMELLQQPADVIALAKPYLDWVAFSLIPLIVYQGYKQFADGLSMTKYSMYAMIMANVLHVGINYVLIYGIWIFPKMGIIGAALGTVISRIFLVMFMHIMLSRREDLKRFFKNFSFDEIKKETLKKIINIGFPSAMQMLFEVVLFTASIWLCGNIGKTSQAANQIALSLASMTFMFAMGLSVTSMIRVSNQRGLMDYKNLVVVARSIFLLAIIIETFFAILFVAFHDFLPHIFLNMENGGQLLDNNEVIGIASKLLLIAAVFQISDGIQVVVLGALRGLQDVKIPMYITFVAYWIIGFPISYYLAEYTELKAQGVWIGLLAGLTTAAIFLYIRFHYLTKKLIRNSVSNT is encoded by the coding sequence GTGAATTTAAAGCAGTATACCAAAGAGTTTTCATATAATTTAAAATTAGCATACCCCATTATATTAGGAATGGTTGGACATACCTTAATCGGTATCGTTGATAACATAATGGTTGGAAAGTTAGGAAGTACAGAATTAGCGGCAGTTTCATTAGGAAACAGTATGATCTTTATCGCCATGTCGTTGGGGATTGGTTTCTCTACCGCCATTACACCAATTGTAGCAGAAGGAGATGCCGAAAAAAATGATGGTAAAATTCGCTCTGCATTTCATCACGGATTGTTTTTGTGTATACTGTTAGGATTATTACTTTTCGGAATTATCGTGCTCGCAAAACCTATAATGGAGTTATTGCAGCAGCCTGCTGATGTAATTGCGCTTGCAAAACCTTATTTGGATTGGGTTGCTTTTTCTTTGATTCCGCTGATCGTATATCAGGGATACAAACAATTTGCTGACGGACTTTCGATGACCAAATATTCAATGTATGCCATGATTATGGCCAACGTCCTGCATGTTGGAATTAATTATGTATTGATTTACGGGATCTGGATATTTCCAAAAATGGGAATTATTGGTGCTGCTTTGGGGACTGTAATTTCAAGAATATTTTTAGTCATGTTCATGCACATCATGCTTTCGAGAAGAGAAGATTTGAAACGTTTCTTCAAAAATTTCAGCTTTGATGAAATTAAAAAAGAAACCCTGAAAAAAATAATCAATATCGGATTTCCATCGGCCATGCAAATGCTTTTTGAAGTAGTTTTGTTTACTGCGTCGATCTGGCTTTGCGGGAACATTGGAAAAACCAGTCAGGCAGCCAATCAGATTGCTTTAAGTCTGGCGTCTATGACCTTTATGTTTGCAATGGGATTGAGTGTGACTTCGATGATCAGAGTAAGCAATCAAAGAGGTTTGATGGATTATAAAAACTTAGTTGTGGTGGCCCGTTCGATCTTTTTACTGGCGATTATAATTGAAACCTTTTTTGCGATACTGTTTGTAGCGTTTCATGATTTCCTGCCACATATCTTTTTGAATATGGAAAACGGAGGTCAGCTTCTCGATAACAATGAGGTAATTGGTATTGCTTCAAAATTACTTTTAATAGCGGCCGTTTTTCAAATTTCTGATGGAATTCAGGTTGTCGTTCTGGGGGCTTTACGCGGTTTGCAGGATGTAAAAATCCCGATGTACATTACCTTTGTAGCCTATTGGATAATTGGTTTCCCAATTTCCTATTACCTGGCTGAATATACCGAATTAAAAGCACAGGGGGTTTGGATCGGACTTTTGGCCGGATTGACCACAGCCGCAATATTTCTTTATATTCGTTTTCATTACCTGACCAAAAAATTAATCAGAAATTCAGTTTCAAATACTTAA
- a CDS encoding DUF6268 family outer membrane beta-barrel protein, which produces MNKTVFYLAQLFFFLLISTCVRSQSKFSGEFKVDYVPFSNYVRPMDSTKTNAESNFKRVQLAFEVPLSLEMDQYNRPKLWSLFATGSYARMENKNYEAPSLPIEFQNGFPNELLNAQVGVKHLRSISKSWSLMIVASVGVYTDMVEINKEDVLFQGGVFFIKQFNPNMSFGMGPVLTNSFGVPMVLPGIYFNWESRGAWHFKITFPESLEFGYRISDTFDLKTVVELSGMTAETRVNNKSTLLGYQQIIAGIQPEIKLGKHWRLQPTAGTTLLRNFSNTNRKIKDIFKEKDIANPRFTTTFYGAVALKWAF; this is translated from the coding sequence ATGAACAAAACAGTTTTTTATTTAGCACAGCTTTTTTTCTTTTTACTGATCAGCACTTGTGTCCGATCACAATCAAAATTCTCCGGAGAATTTAAAGTCGATTATGTCCCTTTTTCCAATTACGTACGACCAATGGACAGTACCAAAACAAACGCCGAAAGTAATTTTAAAAGAGTTCAGCTTGCTTTTGAAGTACCACTATCGCTGGAAATGGACCAATACAATCGTCCAAAACTCTGGTCGCTTTTTGCAACCGGAAGTTATGCCCGAATGGAAAATAAAAATTATGAGGCTCCCTCTCTTCCTATAGAGTTTCAGAATGGTTTTCCTAATGAATTGCTGAATGCCCAGGTGGGAGTTAAACATTTACGCTCTATTTCCAAATCCTGGTCTTTAATGATTGTAGCATCTGTGGGGGTTTACACCGATATGGTCGAAATTAACAAAGAGGATGTATTGTTTCAGGGAGGTGTCTTTTTTATTAAACAATTCAATCCAAATATGTCTTTTGGTATGGGACCTGTATTAACCAATAGTTTTGGTGTTCCGATGGTGCTTCCCGGAATTTATTTTAATTGGGAATCAAGAGGCGCCTGGCATTTCAAAATTACTTTCCCGGAAAGTCTGGAATTTGGGTATCGCATATCTGACACTTTTGATTTAAAAACGGTTGTCGAATTGAGCGGAATGACTGCCGAAACGAGAGTCAACAATAAATCAACGCTATTGGGTTACCAGCAAATTATTGCCGGTATACAACCTGAGATTAAATTGGGGAAACACTGGAGACTGCAACCAACTGCGGGAACAACACTTTTACGCAATTTCTCCAATACCAATAGAAAAATCAAGGACATTTTTAAGGAAAAAGATATAGCCAACCCGAGATTTACCACTACATTTTATGGAGCCGTAGCCCTAAAATGGGCATTCTAG
- a CDS encoding LytR/AlgR family response regulator transcription factor — translation MNMKCLVIDDEPIARNGIVDFVSKIDFLEVAGTCASALEATSYIQEKQVDLLFLDINMPYLSGLEFLESLDNPPLVIFTTAYSEYALEGYRLQVVDYLLKPITFQRFYQAALKAKQWHQMTASPKQNQLDPYLYVRQEEGFQKISWLDILYIEGMQNYAKLHFKDKVLVIHQTMISLEETLPTEIFFRIHKSFLVNITHIDSVAGGRLFVKGQELPISRTRREALLKEVVYKNLLSR, via the coding sequence ATGAACATGAAATGCCTTGTTATCGACGACGAACCTATCGCAAGAAACGGAATAGTAGATTTTGTTTCTAAAATTGATTTTCTCGAAGTTGCGGGTACTTGTGCCTCCGCATTAGAAGCCACGTCCTACATTCAGGAAAAGCAGGTCGATTTGCTGTTTCTGGATATTAACATGCCCTATCTCTCCGGATTGGAGTTTTTAGAATCGCTGGACAATCCGCCTTTGGTCATTTTTACTACGGCTTATTCAGAATATGCTTTGGAGGGTTACCGCTTGCAGGTTGTTGATTATTTATTAAAACCCATAACGTTTCAGCGTTTTTATCAGGCCGCTCTAAAAGCAAAACAATGGCATCAGATGACAGCTTCTCCGAAGCAAAATCAATTAGATCCCTATTTGTATGTGCGTCAGGAGGAAGGCTTTCAAAAAATTTCCTGGCTGGATATCCTCTATATCGAAGGCATGCAAAACTATGCAAAACTTCATTTTAAAGACAAGGTTCTTGTAATTCATCAGACAATGATCTCATTAGAAGAAACACTTCCAACAGAGATTTTCTTCAGAATTCACAAATCGTTCCTTGTCAATATTACCCATATCGATTCTGTTGCGGGTGGACGATTGTTTGTAAAAGGACAAGAACTACCCATTTCAAGAACGCGCCGCGAAGCATTGTTGAAAGAGGTAGTCTATAAAAATTTATTAAGCCGTTAA
- a CDS encoding sensor histidine kinase, whose product MITKSKNRHWIFLVFFWCILGITIWSQMIEAYGFLSAASQAFLVLLCSCLLAHFLSDVLLPYALRKRRMALFAVQSVIIVLVLSFCLAIVYAVFSNTYSRARLYPDEAHMTSMQFLWARFFGSIPAAILICGTACGLRFYQEHNVIERNHAQLQQVHLEAQIRILQDQINPHLMFNVLNHIHILMQSNVKLASDLLVQFSDILRYQLYECNKEYVPLQLEIKYLKDLIAVEETRWGNELEVKCKWRIEDAQLQIAPLLLVPLIENAFKHVSRLPNQRGYVHLSCKQTAKQLHFKIENSYTEQYKIPSKNQGLGLENVKKRLAIQYPEKHQLKINKTDADFTVTVDLDLK is encoded by the coding sequence ATGATTACAAAAAGTAAAAACAGACACTGGATATTTTTAGTCTTTTTTTGGTGCATACTCGGGATAACGATCTGGTCGCAGATGATAGAGGCTTATGGCTTTTTATCAGCTGCTTCTCAGGCTTTTTTGGTTTTATTGTGTTCTTGTCTTTTGGCACATTTCTTAAGTGATGTGTTATTACCATATGCCTTGCGCAAAAGAAGAATGGCGCTATTTGCCGTACAAAGCGTTATTATAGTTTTGGTACTTTCCTTTTGTCTGGCCATTGTCTATGCTGTTTTTTCTAATACCTATTCTCGCGCACGCTTATATCCGGATGAAGCTCACATGACTTCGATGCAGTTTTTATGGGCAAGATTTTTTGGCAGTATTCCCGCTGCCATTTTGATTTGCGGTACGGCCTGCGGACTTCGATTTTATCAGGAACATAATGTAATCGAACGCAACCATGCGCAGCTGCAGCAGGTACATCTCGAGGCACAAATCAGGATTTTACAGGATCAGATCAATCCGCATCTCATGTTTAATGTGCTCAATCATATTCATATTTTAATGCAGAGTAATGTGAAACTGGCTTCGGATTTACTCGTTCAGTTCTCCGATATTTTAAGGTATCAGCTCTATGAATGCAACAAAGAATACGTACCGTTGCAGCTTGAAATAAAATATCTCAAAGATTTAATTGCAGTCGAAGAAACGCGATGGGGTAACGAATTAGAAGTAAAATGCAAATGGAGAATCGAGGATGCTCAGCTTCAGATTGCGCCCTTGCTTTTGGTTCCTTTAATCGAAAATGCCTTTAAACACGTTTCAAGACTTCCCAATCAAAGAGGTTATGTGCATTTGTCGTGCAAACAAACGGCTAAACAATTGCATTTTAAAATCGAAAACTCCTATACCGAGCAATACAAAATCCCTTCAAAAAACCAGGGACTTGGACTTGAAAATGTCAAAAAAAGACTCGCAATTCAATACCCCGAAAAACATCAGCTCAAAATCAACAAAACCGATGCGGATTTTACAGTAACGGTGGATTTAGATTTAAAATAA
- a CDS encoding porin family protein gives MNTYKLVLLTTVFAFALFSSKMHAQSPLPIHIGIKAGSNYAELPVSNGFDSKYAAGFFGGAMARFDFKRFYVQNEILYSEKSSKIERTAQSSSKNATWRSLEMPLLIGYKVIDQSVLKVKVFGGGVYSYVLDENFSSLNQLKTSYGKFDKSNIGYQVGAGIEMWKFTFDVTYQGGLNNLSKEFSSKPNSFNVSVGYFIF, from the coding sequence ATGAACACGTACAAATTAGTATTGCTTACAACGGTTTTCGCATTTGCCTTATTCTCTTCTAAAATGCATGCACAATCTCCGCTTCCCATTCACATCGGAATAAAAGCGGGATCAAATTATGCTGAACTGCCAGTTTCAAACGGTTTTGATTCAAAGTATGCCGCCGGTTTTTTTGGTGGTGCTATGGCTCGATTTGACTTCAAACGTTTCTATGTTCAAAATGAAATTTTGTACAGTGAGAAATCTTCTAAAATTGAAAGAACAGCCCAGTCGTCTTCAAAAAATGCAACCTGGAGAAGTCTCGAAATGCCACTGTTAATTGGGTACAAAGTAATTGATCAATCTGTTCTGAAGGTAAAGGTTTTTGGAGGTGGAGTTTATTCTTATGTACTGGATGAAAATTTTTCTTCACTAAATCAATTAAAAACGTCCTACGGGAAATTTGATAAATCGAATATAGGTTATCAGGTTGGGGCCGGAATCGAAATGTGGAAGTTTACTTTTGATGTTACCTATCAAGGAGGATTGAATAACCTGAGTAAAGAATTTAGCTCAAAACCAAATTCGTTTAACGTCAGCGTTGGTTATTTTATATTTTAA
- a CDS encoding cytochrome-c peroxidase: MKKIYGLFFLLAFVACQKKDKHQEVNELFQSDITLLIEKVAKLKYSVQSDSTEAQIQRQFLEAHQSYKKVEMISEYYSPAVSKAINGPAIPEFEENDKVTVPPEGFQVIEEFVFPKYSKESKKELLQELGVLSANLVRLEKVSSSNQLTDAHVFDAMRLEVYRIVTLGITGFDSPVVLNSLPEALVALETIEKYYQVYVENNAVSNSGQVLGILKKGQQYLKTNTNFNAFDRAYFIKEIANPLNKGLFQTRSELGIPLMKEQRGLKVTAQTLFDPEAFDPEAFSGFPDYKTTPEKIALGKKLFNDPVLSGNNTRSCASCHHADKAFTDGMETAVSLDGKSMLQRNTPTLSNIAFQRVFFADSRVSYLEDQAVAVIKNENEMHGSLEKSALVLQKDANYVRDFKKAFPKGTINEFEIKNALASYIRSLSQYDSKFDGYMQNKASFTADEKAGFNLFAGKGKCATCHFIPLTNGTVPPNFDRSESEILGVPNKSKKLDGDLGKFVITQAAIHKHSFKTPTIRNITLTAPYMHNGVYKTLEEVVDFYNDGGGLGLGFDVPNQTLPEDKLNLSDLEKKQLIAFMRTLTDKKYLK, translated from the coding sequence ATGAAAAAAATATACGGTTTGTTTTTTCTGCTGGCGTTTGTTGCCTGCCAGAAAAAGGACAAACATCAGGAAGTAAACGAACTGTTTCAGTCCGATATTACTTTACTGATTGAAAAAGTAGCCAAACTGAAATATTCCGTACAGTCGGATTCTACCGAAGCACAAATTCAGCGACAATTTCTCGAAGCACATCAAAGCTATAAAAAGGTCGAAATGATAAGTGAGTATTATTCCCCAGCCGTTTCCAAAGCAATAAATGGTCCTGCAATACCGGAGTTTGAGGAAAACGATAAAGTGACAGTTCCGCCCGAAGGATTCCAGGTTATTGAGGAATTTGTTTTTCCGAAGTACAGCAAAGAGAGTAAAAAAGAACTGTTGCAGGAATTGGGTGTCCTGTCGGCTAATTTGGTTCGTTTGGAGAAAGTTTCCAGTTCAAATCAATTAACAGACGCGCATGTTTTTGATGCGATGCGACTGGAAGTATACCGAATTGTTACCTTAGGAATTACTGGATTTGATTCGCCCGTTGTGTTGAATTCACTTCCCGAAGCTTTGGTCGCTTTAGAAACCATCGAAAAATATTATCAGGTTTATGTGGAGAATAATGCGGTTTCTAATTCAGGTCAGGTACTTGGAATATTAAAGAAAGGGCAGCAGTATTTAAAAACAAATACCAACTTTAATGCTTTTGACCGTGCTTATTTTATCAAAGAAATTGCCAATCCGCTAAACAAAGGATTGTTTCAAACCCGATCTGAATTGGGCATTCCGCTCATGAAAGAGCAGAGAGGTTTAAAAGTAACGGCACAAACTTTATTCGATCCGGAGGCATTTGATCCCGAAGCTTTTTCGGGTTTCCCGGATTACAAAACAACGCCGGAGAAAATTGCTTTAGGAAAAAAACTGTTCAACGATCCTGTTTTGTCGGGTAATAACACCCGTTCCTGCGCCTCGTGTCATCATGCCGATAAAGCTTTTACAGATGGTATGGAAACCGCGGTTTCATTAGACGGAAAATCAATGCTTCAGCGCAATACGCCCACACTGAGCAATATCGCTTTTCAGCGTGTGTTTTTTGCAGATTCAAGAGTCAGTTATCTCGAAGATCAGGCAGTCGCCGTTATTAAAAATGAAAACGAAATGCACGGTTCTCTCGAGAAATCAGCTTTAGTACTTCAAAAGGATGCGAACTATGTGAGAGATTTCAAAAAAGCTTTCCCAAAAGGAACAATAAACGAATTTGAGATCAAAAATGCTTTGGCTTCTTATATTCGTTCGCTAAGTCAATACGATTCGAAGTTTGATGGGTATATGCAAAACAAAGCGTCTTTTACAGCGGATGAAAAAGCAGGTTTTAACTTGTTTGCGGGGAAGGGCAAATGTGCAACCTGTCACTTTATTCCGCTTACCAACGGAACCGTTCCTCCTAATTTTGACCGATCGGAAAGCGAAATATTGGGCGTTCCGAATAAAAGTAAAAAACTAGACGGAGATCTGGGGAAATTTGTGATCACTCAGGCAGCGATTCATAAACATTCGTTTAAAACACCAACCATCCGAAATATAACACTTACCGCTCCATACATGCACAATGGCGTTTACAAGACACTGGAAGAGGTAGTTGACTTTTATAATGACGGAGGAGGGTTAGGCTTAGGATTCGATGTTCCGAATCAAACCTTACCCGAAGACAAATTAAACTTATCCGACTTGGAGAAAAAACAGCTTATCGCCTTCATGAGAACGCTGACCGATAAAAAGTATTTGAAATAA